A DNA window from Oncorhynchus tshawytscha isolate Ot180627B unplaced genomic scaffold, Otsh_v2.0 Un_contig_588_pilon_pilon, whole genome shotgun sequence contains the following coding sequences:
- the prickle1b gene encoding LOW QUALITY PROTEIN: prickle-like protein 1b (The sequence of the model RefSeq protein was modified relative to this genomic sequence to represent the inferred CDS: inserted 1 base in 1 codon) — MLFIERPRVMNLERPVGVRGLDMEQRTGGVRGLDMEQRTGGVRGLDMEQRTGGKLGKLTLGFQRSSTSDDDSGCALEEYAWVPPGLRPEQVQQYFSCLPEDKVPYVNSPGEKHRIRQLLYQLPPHDNEVRYCHSLSEEEKRELHMFSVQRKREALGRGTPRMLPRALQHTLCEHCGEGISGGEMAIFASRAGPGPCWHPACFACATCQELLVDLIYFHQDGKIHCGRHHSELLKPRCSACDEIIFSDECTEAEGRHWHMKHFACFECETVLGGQRYIMKDGRPYCCGCFESLYAEYCEACGENIGVDHAQMTYEGIHWHATDTCFCCAQCKSALLGCPFLPKQGRIYCSKACSLGEDVYASDSSDSVFQSAGSRESRQSHMGKSSHPVAEQWRQSQLFSPVAVADYNKTPSLYGDRGDREMDIVGQKLSHMGFTEEHTWRDREDAPEDXEEWAEHEDYMTQLLLKFGDRAGVFQTQPSEEPGTSRSAEPWLKPETKPASTTTSPRNQSHLPEMYWAQSQDGLVSKKHLPEMYWAQSQDGLGDSAYGSHPGPASARKIHDLELDQGLMDQRVSAGGAGLWMLDPRQWCEDSLECITDELRKTEHSVGDSMDSLALSNITGASADGDSKEGQILYSLHNLLDPEDCEKMSIMGTLNSSMLHRSTNSLDHQEGAADQEEEEVRRGAQRVQGPVSLPLPPLPLKQEVPPPHLQLPVLRRSRSQSTRPPGQQMVKFSEDTVDNGSCQNLAVRQPPQSERTRRRVYHHEDPERPHRHHHGRHHNRRTRSDNALNLLPKERVQRPYEGHGLSSLQEHHAALFNQPGPGAHRPPTYPHTTSDYSLQARGDRDRDRFLGGLYADEEDWCSTCSSSSSDSEEEGYFLGQLIPQPRVPSRYQYYTEDFPTRVTAMSPNDSRTKSRKKGHRGKNCIIS; from the exons gtACAgcagtatttctcctgtcttccAGAGGACAAGGTCCCCTACGTCAACAGTCCTGGAGAGAAACACAGGATCAGACAGCTGCTCTACCAGCTGCCGCCTCATGACAATGAG GTACGGTACTGCCACTCTCTcagtgaggaggagaagagggagctcCACATGTTCAGtgtccagagaaagagagaggctctGGGGAGAGGAACCCCCAGGATGCTCCCCCGAGCCCTGCAACACACCCTCTGTGAACAC TGTGGTGAGGGCATTAGTGGAGGAGAGATGGCCATCTTTGCATCGCGGGCGGGTCCGGGGCCGTGCTGGCACCCAGCATGCTTTGCGTGCGCCACGTGTCAGGAGCTGCTGGTAGACCTTATCTACTTCCACCAGGATGGAAAGATCCACTGTGGACGACACCACTCTGAGCTGCTGAAACCACGATGCTCAGCCTGCGATGAG ATTATTTTTTCTGATGAGTGCACTGAGGCCGAGGGGCGTCACTGGCACATGAAGCACTTTGCCTGTTTCGAGTGTGAGACGGTGCTCGGCGGTCAGCGATACATCATGAAAGATGGCCGCCCCTACTGCTGCGGCTGCTTCGAGTCTCTGTACGCAGAGTACTGTGAAGCCTGCGGGGAGAATATAG GAGTGGACCATGCCCAGATGACCTACGAGGGTATCCACTGGCACGCTACAGACACGTGTTTCTGCTGTGCCCAGTGTAAGAGCGCCCTGCTGGGCTGTCCCTTCCTGCCCAAGCAGGGCCGTATCTACTGCTCCAAGGCCTGCAGCCTGGGAGAGGACGTCTACGCCTCAGACTCCTCTGACTCGGTGTTCCAGTCCGCCGGCTCTCGTGAATCCCGCCAGAGTCACATGGGCAAGAGCAGCCACCCGGTGGCTGAACAGTGGAGGCAGTCCCAGCTCTTCAGCCCGGTTGCAGTGGCTGACTATAACAAGACTCCTAGTCTATatggagacagaggggacagagaaatGGATATTGTGGGTCAAAAGCTGTCCCACATGGGCTTCACTGAGGAGCACACCTGGAGGGACCGAGAGGACGCTCCGGAGG CAGAGGAGTGGGCCGAACACGAGGACTACATGACACAGCTCCTGCTCAAGTTCGGGGACCGCGCCGGGGTGTTCCAGACGCAGCCTTCAGAGGAACCCGGCACCAGTAGGTCAGCCGAGCCCTGGCTGAAGCCTGAGACTAAACCAgcctccaccaccaccagtccCAGGAACCAGAGCCACCTGCCTGAGATGTACTGGGCCCAGTCCCAGGATGGGCTGGTCAGTAAGAAGCACCTGCCTGAGATGTACTGGGCACAGTCCCAAGACGGGCTTGGGGATTCGGCTTACGGAAGCCATCCGGGCCCAGCTAGTGCCAGAAAGATCCATGATCTGGAGCTGGACCAGGGGCTGATGGACCAGAGGGTTAGCGCTGGGGGAGCAGGGTTATGGATGCTGGACCCCAGGCAGTGGTGTGAAGACTCTCTGGAGTGTATCACAGACGAGCTGAGGAAGACTGAGCACAGTGTCGGAGACTCAATGGACTCTCTAGCCCTCTCTAACATCACTG GTGCGTCAGCGGATGGAGACAGTAAGGAGGGTCagatcctctactctctccacaaCCTGCTGGATCCAGAAGACTGTGAGAAGATGAGCATCATGGGCACCCTCAACTCCTCCATGCTCCACCGCAGCACCAACTCTCTGGATCACCAGGAGGGGGCAGCAgaccaggaggaagaggaggtgcgGAGGGGGGCGCAGAGGGTACAGGGGCCGGTGTCTTtgcccctcccacccctccctcttaaACAGGAGGTTCCACCACCTCACCTTCAGCTGCCAGTGTTGAGGAGGAGCAGGTCCCAGTCCACACGGCCACCTGGCCAGCAGATGGTCAAGTTCTCTGAGGACACAGTGGATAACGGGTCTTGCCAGAACCTGGCGGTGCGTCAGCCTCCTCAGAGTGAGAGGACGCGTCGGAGGGTGTACCACCACGAGGACCCCGAAAGGCCACACCGGCACCACCACGGCCGCCACCACAACCGTAGAACCCGCTCGGACAACGCTCTTAACCTCCTGCCTAAGGAACGGGTGCAGAGGCCCTACGAGGGACATGGTCTGAGTTCCCTTCAGGAACACCACGCGGCCCTCTTCAACCAACCTGGCCCTGGTGCTCACAGGCCACCAACCTATCCCCACACCACTTCAGACTACTCCCTCCAGGCTCGGGGTGACCGGGATCGCGACCGCTTCCTAGGTGGCCTGTACGCTGACGAGGAAGACTGGTgctccacctgctcctcctcttcctcagactctgAGGAGGAAGGTTACTTCCTGGGGCAGCTCATTCCCCAGCCCAGGGTTCCTAGCAGGTATCAATACTACACTGAGGACTTCCCAACACGTGTTACGGCCATGTCACCCAACGACTCACGGACTAAATCCAGAAAGAAGGGTCACAGAGGCAAGAACTGCATCATTTCATAA